In one window of Fulvia fulva chromosome 5, complete sequence DNA:
- a CDS encoding Actin patches distal protein 1: MTKLRAKIMLRGLSERWLGTPANDELKPRDDGFQTAKGIDALFPRTRPEIDGDDCLRDCASCSISYPKKFSIEEDDKLYGGINGWNRHLLVATGKTDWVRAVEDEKGSVMEAIGKHISDVDGKLMLSATNMPTPEHGDPYGEDKPTTVLLMPSFTFVDNVTPKHVPELIRSVINTAPTNTTPLPQHSLTNGVTNGNGSVSDPASIEKVPMPSIPKDLPAGLSLRTCPHKYIILICSQATRDARCGQSAPLLKKELERQLRPLGLYRDLDDTRPGGVGLYFISHTGGHKYSANMMVYRKAERSRTVQEQINGGAEEKIMGGDVEGEAAQCIWLARIRPEDCENVVRYTVLQGKVVKPERQLRGGFDRERGVVSW, from the coding sequence ATGACCAAGCTCCGCGCAAAAATCATGCTACGAGGCCTGAGCGAGAGGTGGCTTGGTACCCCTGCAAACGACGAGCTCAAGCCTCGCGACGATGGATTCCAGACAGCGAAGGGCATCGACGCGCTCTTCCCTCGAACGAGACCTGAGATAGACGGCGACGATTGCCTCCGCGACTGCGCGAGCTGCAGCATCTCCTACCCGAAGAAGTTCAGCATCGAGGAGGACGACAAGCTTTATGGCGGAATCAATGGCTGGAATAGACATCTCCTGGTTGCTACGGGCAAGACCGACTGGGTACGGGCTGTCGAAGATGAGAAGGGCAGTGTAATGGAGGCGATTGGGAAGCACATCAGTGACGTCGACGGGAAGCTCATGCTCAGCGCGACCAACATGCCAACCCCAGAACACGGCGATCCATACGGCGAAGACAAACCTACCACAGTCCTGCTCATGCCCTCCTTCACATTCGTCGATAATGTAACACCAAAGCACGTACCCGAGCTCATACGAAGCGTCATCAACACCGCACCTACCAACACAACCCCTCTACCACAGCACTCGCTCACCAACGGCGTAACAAACGGCAATGGCTCAGTATCGGATCCTGCATCGATCGAGAAAGTCCCAATGCCATCCATACCGAAAGACCTCCCAGCCGGCCTGTCACTGCGGACTTGCCCACACAAATACATCATCCTCATCTGCTCGCAAGCCACCCGCGATGCCCGCTGCGGTCAATCCGCACCCCTCCTGAAGAAAGAGCTCGAACGTCAACTACGGCCACTGGGTCTATACCGCGATCTGGACGATACCAGGCCTGGCGGCGTGGGTCTATACTTCATTTCGCATACAGGAGGCCACAAGTACAGCGCGAACATGATGGTGTACCGCAAAGCAGAGCGAAGCCGAACAGTGCAGGAGCAGATCAACGGTGGCGCTGAGGAGAAGATCATGGGTGGGGACGTAGAAGGCGAGGCGGCGCAGTGCATCTGGCTGGCGAGAATCCGACCTGAGGACTGCGAGAATGTCGTTCGCTATACAGTATTGCAAGGCAAGGTCGTGAAGCCAGAGCGCCAGCTACGAGGAGGGTTCGACCGTGAGAGGGGAGTCGTGAGTTGGTAG